Proteins from one Primulina huaijiensis isolate GDHJ02 chromosome 18, ASM1229523v2, whole genome shotgun sequence genomic window:
- the LOC140964741 gene encoding stress enhanced protein 2, chloroplastic produces MALAARPAFFRLRAEKRNVKVVETPAPAPAPAPAQLSDNYGKIVLQPRLCTLRSFAGERGGVMKQAKNRDVDVSRFFETLSDYIESSKKSEDFEIISGRLAMIVFAATLSIEVVTGNSVFRKLDVQGISEAAGVCLAAVMGAALFAWFSSARNRVGPIFTSSCNTFIDSLVDQIIDGLFYESDWSDDM; encoded by the exons ATGGCCCTTGCTGCGCGACCGGCTTTCTTCCGGCTGAGGGCGGAGAAGCGTAACGTGAAGGTGGTGGAGACTCCGGCTCCGGCTCCGGCTCCGGCGCCGGCGCAGTTGTCTGATAATTATGGGAAGATCGTGCTGCAGCCCAGGCTGTGTACGCTGAGGTCTTTTGCGGGTGAGCGTGGTGGGGTGATGAAGCAGGCCAAGAACCGAGACGTCGACGTTTCGAGGTTCTTCGAAACGTTGTCGGATTATATCGAGAGCTCCAAGAAGAGCGAGGACTTTGAAATCATCTCTGGCCGTCTTGCCATG ATTGTGTTTGCCGCAACACTTAGCATAGAAGTGGTGACTGGGAATTCAGTATTTCGGAAGCTGGATGTGCAAGGGATCTCGGAAGCGGCGGGCGTTTGCTTGGCGGCTGTGATGGGTGCTGCTCTATTTGCTTGGTTTTCAAGTGCTAGGAACAGAGTCGGCCCGATCTTCACGTCGAGCTGCAACACCTTCATCGACTCGCTAGTTGACCAGATCATCGATGGACTGTTCTACGAATCTGATTGGTCCGATGACATGTAA
- the LOC140965129 gene encoding monothiol glutaredoxin-S1-like, whose protein sequence is MQSHVFADINIPSCKNFFLESISASKIFITSLVSVSPLFLTVINFKFSPNFKPITMDVLMMLGAANSVVIFSKTSCCMSHSIKTLISSFGANPTIYEIDKLPNGKQIEKVLKTALGCNPTVPAVFIGKEFVGGSNEIMSLNIQGKLKPLLIRANAIWI, encoded by the coding sequence ATGCAAAGCCATGTTTTTGCTGATATAAATATACCTTCTTGCAAAAATTTCTTTCTCGAGTCGATCTCAGCTTCGAAAATTTTCATAACATCTCTTGTATCTGTATCTCCATTGTTTCTTACAGTGATTAACTTTAAATTTTCGCCAAACTTCAAGCCGATTACAATGGACGTGCTGATGATGTTGGGGGCTGCGAATTCGGTTGTGATATTCAGCAAAACCAGCTGCTGCATGTCTCATTCAATCAAGACGTTGATAAGTAGTTTTGGCGCGAATCCTACGATATACGAGATCGATAAACTTCCGAATGGGAAGCAAATTGAGAAGGTGTTAAAAACAGCACTGGGTTGCAATCCTACTGTGCCCGCGGTGTTCATTGGCAAGGAGTTTGTGGGTGGTTCTAATGAAATCATGAGCCTCAATATTCAGGGCAAGCTCAAGCCGTTGCTCATCAGAGCCAATGCCATATGGATCTAA
- the LOC140964765 gene encoding 4-alpha-glucanotransferase, chloroplastic/amyloplastic, which translates to MAISTSLSVVPSSLSAPPRPAAISSNTKPSSQVHFQNGGALTVSVGEDLPLHYDTWLPKQDPNSRRRAGILLHPTSFPGPYGIGDLGHQAFRFLDWLHDAGCSLWQVLPLVPPDEVGSPYSGQDANCCNTLLISLEELVDDGLLEKEELPKPLDMDHVNFSAIGSIKKPLLAKAAKRLIHGKGELRNQLEEFRKDPNFAGWLEDAAYFAAIDNSLNASSWYDWPESLKNRHLAALEEIYQREKEFIDIFIAQQYLFQRQWQKIRDYARMKGISIMGDMAIYVGYHSADVWANKKQFLLNSIGFPLLVSGVPPDAFSITGQLWNSPLYDWKAMERDGFTWWIRRIKRAQNLFDEFRIDHFRGFAGFWAVPSEAKVATVGRWKVGPGKSLFDAIFGAVGDINIIAEDLGVITEDVVQLRKYIGAPGMAVLQFGFGSDSENPHLPHNHEYNQVVYTGTHDNDTIRGWWDVLPQEEKSNVIKYLCNIGEDDVSWGVIQAALSSVAQTAIIPMQDILGLGSSARMNIPATVQGNWSWRLPNSKSFDMLTAEAKRLRDMLVMYGRA; encoded by the exons ATGGCCATTAGCACCTCTTTGTCAGTCGTTCCTTCCTCTCTCTCCGCCCCTCCGAGACCTGCCGCTATTTCCAGTAACACGAAGCCATCGTCCCAAGTTCACTTTCAAAACGGCGGCGCATTAACCGTCTCTGTCGGCGAGGATTTGCCGCTTCACTACGACACCTGGCTTCCCAAACAAGACCCCAACAGTAGGAGGAGGGCGGGAATCCTCCTACATCCCACGTCTTTTCCCGGACCTTATGGCATTGGCGATCTCGGGCACCAGGCCTTCCGCTTCCTCGACTGGCTTCACGATGCTGGCTGTTCACTTTGGCAG GTGCTACCGCTTGTTCCACCAGATGAAGTGGGATCCCCTTACTCTGGACAG GATGCTAATTGCTGCAACACCCTTTTGATTTCCCTCGAGGAACTTGTAGATGATGGTTTACTTGAAAAAGAAGAGCTTCCGAAACCTTT AGACATGGATCATGTGAACTTCTCAGCCATTGGTAGCATTAAGAAACCGTTGTTGGCTAAG GCAGCAAAGAGGCTTATTCATGGCAAAGGGGAGTTGCGAAATCAACTCGAGGAGTTCCGTAAAGATCCAAATTTTGCAG GTTGGCTCGAAGATGCTGCTTACTTTGCTGCCATTGACAATTCTTTGAATGCATCTAGTTGGTATGATTGGCCTGAATCATTGAAAAATCGCCATCTTGCTGCTCTGGAAGAAATTTATCAAAGGGAAAAGGAATTT ATAGATATATTCATTGCTCAGCAATATCTGTTTCAAAGGCAATGGCAAAAAATTCGTGATTATGCTCGGATGAAGGGAATCAGCATAATGGGAGATATGGCTATATATGTTGGTTACCATAGCGCGGATGTGTGGGCTAACAAGAAACAATTTTTGCTG AATAGTATTGGCTTCCCTCTTCTTGTTAGCGGTGTTCCTCCTGATGCCTTCAGTATAACTGGTCAACTTTGGAACAG CCCTCTGTATGACTGGAAGGCCATGGAAAGAGATGGATTTACGTGGTGGATACGACGTATAAAACGCGCACAGAATTTATTTGATGAATTCCGGATAGATCATTTCAGAGGCTTTGCTGGTTTTTGGGCCGTTCCTTCTG AGGCAAAAGTTGCAACCGTGGGACGTTGGAAG GTGGGACCTGGAAAGTCTTTGTTCGATGCCATCTTTGGAGCTGTGGGAGACATTAATATCATAGCAGAAGACTTG GGTGTAATCACTGAAGATGTGGTGCAACTTAGAAAATACATTGGAGCACCTGGAATGGCTGTCCTTCAGTTTG GATTTGGAAGTGATTCTGAAAATCCACATTTGCCTCATAATCACGAATATAACCAAGTGGTTTACACCGGCACTCATGATAATGACACG ATCCGAGGGTGGTGGGATGTCTTACCCCAAGAAGAGAAATCTAAT GTGATAAAATATCTTTGTAATATTGGTGAAGACGATGTTTCATGGGGGGTAATCCAGGCTGCACTTTCTTCAGTTGCTCAAACCGCAATAATACCCATGCAGGATATACTGGGGCTGGGAAGCTCAGCTAGAATGAACATCCCAGCAACTGTG CAAGGAAACTGGAGCTGGAGACTACCCAATTCCAAGAGCTTCGATATGTTGACAGCAGAAGCCAAGAGACTACGAGACATGCTAGTCATGTATGGACGGGCATAA
- the LOC140963816 gene encoding uncharacterized protein produces MEDRKEKNAPWLSVPQFGDWDQKGVLPDYSMDFTKIREMRKQNKREPSRASLGNEEELVSSTTTNSNSAQHNQDYHHNHTPTARRSFFSCFNCCTKA; encoded by the exons ATGGAAGATCGCAAAGAG AAGAATGCACCATGGCTATCTGTGCCACAATTTGGGGACTGGGACCAAAAGGGAGTATTGCCCGACTACTCAATGGATTTCACAAAAATAAGAGAAATGAGGAAGCAGAATAAGAGGGAGCCATCAAGAGCTAGCCTTGGAAACGAGGAAGAACTTGTCTCTTCGACCACCACAAATTCGAACAGCGCCCAACATAATCAAGATTATCATCACAATCACACTCCAACA GCAAGGAGGAGTTTCTTCAGTTGCTTCAACTGTTGTACAAAGGCGTAA
- the LOC140964659 gene encoding monothiol glutaredoxin-S1-like, which translates to MDLLMMLGSANSVVIFTKTSCCMSYSINKLISSFGANPTIYEIDRLPNGKQIEKALTTALGCNPSVPAVFIGKEFVGGSNEIISLNIQGKLKPLLIKANAIWI; encoded by the coding sequence ATGGACTTGCTGATGATGTTAGGGTCTGCGAATTCGGTGGTGATATTCACCAAAACCAGTTGCTGCATGTCGTATTCAATCAACAAACTGATAAGCAGTTTCGGTGCGAACCCTACGATTTATGAGATCGATAGGCTTCCGAATGGGAAGCAGATCGAGAAGGCATTAACCACAGCATTGGGGTGCAATCCGAGTGTGCCCGCGGTGTTCATTGGCAAGGAGTTTGTGGGTGGTTCTAATGAAATCATCAGCCTTAATATTCAGGGCAAGCTCAAGCCGTTGCTCATCAAGGCCAATGCCATATGGATTTAA